In Diadema setosum chromosome 19, eeDiaSeto1, whole genome shotgun sequence, a genomic segment contains:
- the LOC140242556 gene encoding dynein axonemal assembly factor 3-like: MDALGAVSWWGFSPAFDFQDKDVIEKVKDLKVDSSNGGSLQILVVGSGDIRHVLTTVARAWRHRRKLLKFYIIEGNLEVYVRQLLLLHLWLESPLDLGLQEKTESFLEIFGNTLIRQQTFDYVMSRSNELLRLVTDDKYLSLRIPSLHLSALKFKERDHMEAILKFWRNPDLRTFDIAKCWDNRLRKHLEVRYDSRKGAFDWDYSMKLGDRGKGVMNNREYGYWRETGMGFELREADYSVPNRTMASGLVIRKGGERVAERGYWGDITCSPYLSYGLECEEESFFKKANGVYTKTCQEISVYNVLSLLHEFTHRQKYVMPTPKPQQTESKTESKLVEITEEDEEEEEEEEKAKGMEEKEKEADDAGERERFERQEEVGDMMSSKEETKKQQELMPLEDVEIHYLPVGSAGELHKKSKYKKAFDIVYFSNSMVHHLTPDISAVFADSAAIICETARYMLELNREQSQVFVDKVTAMAKNAGCQVSGKVDGFKDSNMRFTFQRKDP, from the exons ATGTGATCGAGAAGGTCAAGGATTTGAAAGTTGATTCATCGAATGGTGGAAGTCTACAAATTCTTGTGGTTGGTAGTGGAGATATCAGGCATGTTTTGACCACAGTGGCTAGAGCATGGAGACACAGAAGGAAACTGCTGAAA TTCTACATCATAGAAGGTAACCTTGAGGTGTACGTCCGTCAGCTCCTGCTCCTTCACCTCTGGCTGGAATCCCCCCTTGACCTGGGCCTCCAGGAGAAGACGGAGAGTTTCCTGGAAATCTTTGGCAACACCCTCATCAGGCAGCAGACTTTTGACTATGTCATGTCTCGGAGTAATGAGCTTCTCAG GCTGGTGACGGATGACAAATATCTATCCCTGAGAATCCCGTCACTCCATCTATCAGCCCTCAAGTTCAAAGAGAGAGACCACATGGAGGCTATTCTGAAGTTCTGGAGAAACCCAGATCTGAGAACATTTGACATTGCAAAATGCTG GGACAACAGACTCCGCAAGCACCTTGAAGTGCGCTATGACTCCCGCAAGGGAGCCTTTGACTGGGACTACAGCATGAAGCTGGGCGACCGAGGGAAAGGGGTGATGAACAACCGAGAGTACGGCTATTGGAGGGAAACAGGCATGGGATTTGAACTGCGAGAAGCGGACTACAGCGTGCCAAATAGGACCATGGCCTCGGGACTTGTCATAAGAAAG ggaggtgagagggtTGCTGAGAGAGGCTACTGGGGTGACATCACGTGTAGCCCCTACCTCAGCTATGGCCTGGAATGTGAGGAGGAGAGCTTCTTCAAGAAAGCTAATGGCGTCTACACCAAG ACATGCCAAGAGATATCCGTGTACAACGTCTTGTCCCTCCTCCACGAGTTCACGCACAGACAGAAATATGTGATGCCAACTCCCAAACCACAGCAAACTGAATCAAAGACTGAGAGCAAGCTAGTCGAGATCactgaagaagatgaagaggaagaggaggaggaggaaaaagcaAAGGGGAtggaggagaaagaaaaagaagccgATGATGCTGGAGAAAGGGAAAGATTTGAAAGGCAGGAAGAAGTTGGAGACATGATGTCATCAAAAgaggaaacaaagaaacaacaagaACTCATGCCATTAGAGGATGTTGAGATCCATTATCTACCTGTGGGATCAGCTGGAGAGTTACATAAGAAGAGCAAATACAAGAAGGCATTTGATATAGTCTACTTTTCCAACAG CATGGTCCATCACCTCACACCAGACATCTCTGCCGTGTTTGCAGACAGTGCAGCAATCATCTGTGAGACGGCGAGATACATGCTGGAGCTGAACAGAGAACAGTCTCAAGTGTTTGTGGACAAGGTCACAGCCATGGCCAAGAATGCTGGCTGCCAG GTTTCAGGCAAAGTTGATGGTTTCAAGGACTCCAACATGAGGTTCACATTCCAGAGGAAAGACCCCTGA